The Aquila chrysaetos chrysaetos chromosome 6, bAquChr1.4, whole genome shotgun sequence genome window below encodes:
- the ATP13A2 gene encoding polyamine-transporting ATPase 13A2 isoform X7 has product MEVTGYQTKTWRVALCHTCSVLTAGLLLVLFHWKPSLEVQAKCKPCALGQADWVIIRDRFGQCFTTRVRTEALGEGSSLEHHPGVKLEDRRSSIAIGVSDEEESRDTIRLHEKEEKNILRYYLFEGMRYIWIERRQAYCKVSILDEGWTCADLHLSQAGLDQQDHNTRRKIYGPNLIEVPVKSYARLLVEEVLNPFYIFQVFSIVLWVCDAYYYYAACIFLISTISLGLSLYETRKQSATLQNMAKMSVGVRVHRPNGEEMVVSSADLVPGDCISLPTDGMLVPCDAALLTGECMVNESMLTGESVPVMKTPLPAGSQAASTIYSPEEHRRHTLFCGTQVIQAKSYVGREVLAVVTRTGFCTAKGDLISSILYPKPVSFKFYKDAVKFVLFLAILAFIGTLYSILILVKNQVPVGQIIIRALDLVTVIVPPALPAAMTVGTIYAQNRLKKQGIFCISPPRINLCGKIRLVCFDKTGTLTEEGLDVWGVVPLESNHFMPIVHEPRCLPAGPLLYSLATCHTISLLRTQPIGDPVDLKMVESTGWRLEMMEEEEGELPAFQQFGTKVLAVMKPPPEEEQPRDRKHQSPVGILRRFPFSSSLQRMSVLVKLPGEASAHVYIKGAPEMVASLCRKETVPVDFSQMLRHYTTDGFRVLGLACKPLSTVTTFEEALQLPRDSVESSLTFLGFLVMKNVLKPESAPVIHLLRNANIRPVMVTGDNMLTAVNVAKSCRMVEPKERVIFVNASPPSHDKPAALKFILAEHSQGEEQPEGLHRQDGCFLQPQPCHFALNGKSFAVVCEHFADLLPKILIRATVFARMSPDQKTQLVCSLQELNYCVGMCGDGANDCGALKAADVGISLSEAEASVASPFTSRVANIECVPTVIREGRCSLVTSFGVFKYMALYSLVQFVSVLLLYTINTNLSDFQFLFFDLIITTTVAVLMGRTGPAQELGVERPQGALISILVLGSLLLQTALLITVQVLSYFITISQSWYVPLNSTVTAPQNLPNYENTVLFCVTGFQYLILAVAMSKGYPFREPLYTNVLFLVVLILLFGLMIWLTLYPLGFPKTLLKLQGIDDLNFKLLLLGIAALNFFAAFVLETALDHGLLSCLRKLRRKKVSKKLFKRLEKELSQQQPSWPPLNEPLFATPKMSIAVR; this is encoded by the exons ATG GAGGTCACGGGCTACCAGACCAAGACGTGGCGGGTGGCCCTGTGCCACACTTGCTCCGTGCTGACGGCAGGGCTGCTTCTTGTCCTTTTCCACTGGAAGCCAAGCCTGGAGGTGCAGGCAAAGTGCAAGCCCTGTGCTCTCGGCCAGGCTGACTGGGTAATCATCAGA GACCGATTTGGACAGTGCTTCACCACACGTGTGCGCACGGAGGCGCTGGGTGAGGGCAG CAGCCTGGAGCATCACCCTGGGGTCAAGCTAGAGGACCGGAGGAGCAGCATCGCCATCGGCGTGTCGGATGAGGAGGAGAGCCGGGACACCATTCGGCTGCATGAGAAGGAAGAG AAGAACATCTTGCGGTACTATCTCTTCGAGGGCATGCGCTACATCTGGATCGAACGGCGGCAGGCATACTGCAAAGTCAG CATCTTGGATGAAGGTTGGACCTGTGCAGACCTCCACCTCTCCCAGGCTGGGCTCGACCAGCAAGACCACAACACCAG AAGGAAGATCTATGGACCGAACCTCATCGAGGTGCCAGTCAAGTCCTACGCGAGGCTGTTGGTGGAGGAG GTGCTCAATCCCTTCTATATCTTCCAAGTCTTCAGCATCGTGCTGTGGGTCTGTGATGCCTATTACTACTACGCTGCCTGCATCTTCCTCATCTCTACCATCTCCTTAGGGCTGTCCCTCTATGAGACGAGGAAG CAAAGTGCCACACTGCAAAACATGGCCAAGATGTCGGTCGGTGTCCGAGTCCATCGCCCCAACGGAG AGGAGATGGTGGTGAGCTCCGCAGACTTGGTGCCAGGCGATTGCATCAGCCTCCCAACGGACGGGATGCTGGTCCCTTGCGATGCCGCGCTGCTGACGGGCGAGTGCATGGTCAACGAGAGCATGCTGACGG GGGAGAGCGTGCCGGTGATGAAAACCCCTCTCCCGGCTGGCAGCCAGGCAGCCAGCACCATCTATTCCCCCGAGGAGCACAGGCGGCACACCTTGTTCTGCGGGACGCAGGTCATCCAAGCCAAGTCCTACGTGGGCAGAGAAGTGCTGGCTGTGGTGACCCGCACAG GGTTTTGCACAGCCAAAGGGGATCTCATCAGCTCCATCCTCTACCCTAAACCCGTGAGCTTCAAGTTCTACAAGGATGCTGTGAAGTTCGTCCTGTTCCTCGCAATCCTGG CTTTTATCGGCACACTGTACAGCATCCTCATCTTGGTTAAAAACCAG GTCCCCGTGGGGCAAATCATCATCCGTGCCCTCGATCTCGTCACTGTCATCGTGCCCCCAGCTCTCCCGGCTGCGATGACAGTGGGCACCATCTACGCCCAGAACAGGCTGAAGAAACAGGGCATCTTCTGCATCAGCCCTCCTCGTATCAACCTCTGCGGGAAGATCCGCCTGGTTTGCTTTGACAAG ACAGGAACCCTGACGGAGGAAGGTCTGGATGTCTGGGGGGTGGTCCCGCTGGAGAGCAACCACTTCATGCCCATCGTCCACgagccccgctgcctgcccgccGGTCCCTTGCTCTACTCCCTGGCCACCTGCCACACCATCTCGCTGCTGCGGACACAGCCCATCGGGGATCCTGTGGACCTCAAGATGGTGGAGTCCACCGGCTGG CGCCTGGAGatgatggaggaggaggaaggtgagcTGCCCGCCTTCCAGCAGTTTGGGACGAAGGTCTTGGCTGTGATGAAACCTCCGCCTGAGGAAGAACAGCCGCGAGACAGG AAGCACCAGTCACCCGTGGGGATCCTCCGGcgtttccccttctcctcctccttgcagaGGATGAGCGTCCTGGTGAAGCTGCCTGGTGAAGCCTCAGCCCATGTCTACATCAAGGGTGCACCAGAGATGGTGGCCAGCCtttgcaggaaagaaacag TGCCCGTGGATTTCTCCCAGATGCTGCGACACTACACCACAGATGGTTTCCGGGTCTTGGGTCTGGCTTGCAAACCCCTGAGCACAGTGACCACCTTTGAGGAGGCCCTGCAGCTCCCGAG GGACTCCGTGGAGAGCAGCCTGACATTTCTGGGGTTCCTCGTTATGAAAAACGTGCTCAAGCCAGAGTCTGCACCTGTGATTCACCTCCTGAGGAACGCCAACATCCGCCCCGTCATGGTGACAG GAGACAACATGCTGACAGCCGTCAACGTGGCCAAGAGCTGCCGCATGGTGGAGCCGAAAGAGCGGGTAATCTTCGTCAACGCCTCCCCGCCCAGCCATGACAAACCCGCTGCTCTGAAATTCATCCTCGCCGAGCACTCCCAGGGTGAAGAGCAGCCAGAG GGTCTGCACCGGCAAGACGGCTGCTTTCTccagccacagccctgccacTTCGCACTGAATGGCAAATCCTTCGCCGTGGTTTGCGAGCACTTCGCCGACCTGCTGCCGAAG ATCCTCATCCGAGCCACCGTGTTCGCCCGCATGTCACCTGACCAGAAGACTCAGCTGGTGTGCAGCCTGCAAGAGCTCAA CTACTGCGTGGGGATGTGCGGGGACGGTGCCAACGACTGCGGGGCTCTGAAGGCGGCCGACGTGGGCATCTCGCTGTCAGAGGCAGAGGCGTCAGTAGCCTCACCGTTTACCTCCCGCGTGGCCAACATCGAGTGCGTGCCCACCGTCATACG ggaGGGCAGGTGCTCACTGGTAACCTCCTTCGGCGTCTTTAAGTACATGGCCCTGTACAGTCTGGTGCAGTTTGTGTCCGTCCTGCTGCTCTACACA ATCAACACCAACCTGAGCGATTTCCAGTTCCTCTTCTTCGACTTGATCATCACCACCACCGTGGCGGTGCTGATGGGTCGGACCGGTCCTGCCCAGGAGCTGGGAGTGGAACGTCCCCAAGGGGCGTTGATCAGCATCCTCgtgctgggcagcctgctcctccAAACGGCTTTGCTGATCACCGTGCAAGTCCTCAGCTACTTCATCACCATCTCGCAGAGCTG GTATGTGCCGCTGAACAGCACAGTGACGGCTCCCCAAAACTTGCCCAACTACGAGAACACAGTCCTCTTCTGTGTCACGGGCTTTCAGTACCTCATCCTGGCCGTCGCCATGTCCAAGGGGTACCCGTTTCGGGAGCCACTCTACACCAATG TGCTATTCTTGGTAGTCCTCATCCTCCTTTTTGGCCTCATGATATGGTTGACCCTCTACCCACTGGGCTTCCCCAAAACCCTGCTGAAGCTGCAGGGCATCGATGACTTGAATttcaagctgctgctgctggggatcGCTGCCCTTAACTTCTTCGCCGCCTTCGTGCTGGAG ACCGCCCTGGACCACGGCTTGCTCAGCTGCCTCCGCAAGCTGCGCCGAAAGAAAGTGTCCAAGAAGCTTTTCAAGAGGCTGGAAAAGGAGCTGAGCCAACAGCAGCCATCCTGGCCACCCCTTAACGAACCGCTCTTCGCTACACCCAAGATGTCCATCGCTGTGAGATAG